In a single window of the Deinococcus yavapaiensis KR-236 genome:
- the cdaA gene encoding diadenylate cyclase CdaA, translating into MLFGANGAFGPKDIFDIALVATIIYQGYVLVSGTRAVNVLRGVVIFGAAWLASDLLNLTTLNSILSRVGTVGLFALVVVFQPELRAALERIGRPRLREPGGLGPTLQELARATERMSERKTGALIAIERRTPLGEYAATGVTLDARLSTPFLEALFARNAPLHDGGVIVQGTRVVAAACLFPLQSSDGLYRRYGTRHRAALGLSELTDAVVVVVSEERGSIRIAMAGRLSPELSSGELRERLRELVYEDRP; encoded by the coding sequence GTGTTATTCGGCGCAAACGGCGCGTTCGGGCCCAAAGACATCTTCGACATCGCCCTCGTCGCGACCATCATCTACCAAGGGTACGTGCTGGTCAGCGGCACGCGGGCCGTGAACGTCTTGCGCGGCGTCGTCATCTTCGGCGCCGCTTGGCTCGCCTCCGATCTCTTGAACCTCACGACGCTCAACTCCATCCTCAGCCGCGTCGGTACCGTCGGCCTCTTCGCCCTCGTCGTCGTCTTCCAGCCCGAGTTGCGCGCCGCCTTGGAGCGTATCGGACGCCCCAGGTTGCGCGAGCCCGGCGGACTCGGCCCCACCTTGCAAGAACTGGCGCGCGCCACCGAGCGCATGTCCGAGCGCAAGACGGGCGCCCTCATCGCCATCGAACGACGCACGCCGCTCGGCGAATACGCCGCGACGGGCGTCACGCTCGACGCGCGCCTCTCCACCCCGTTCCTCGAAGCGCTCTTCGCGCGCAACGCTCCCTTGCACGACGGCGGCGTCATCGTGCAAGGCACGCGGGTCGTCGCCGCCGCCTGCCTCTTTCCCCTGCAATCCAGTGACGGCTTGTACCGCCGCTACGGAACGCGCCACCGCGCCGCCCTCGGCTTGTCCGAGCTCACGGACGCCGTCGTCGTCGTCGTCAGCGAAGAGCGCGGCTCCATTCGCATCGCGATGGCCGGTCGCCTCTCGCCCGAACTGTCGAGCGGCGAGCTTCGCGAGCGCCTGCGCGAACTCGTGTACGAGGATCGCCCGTGA
- the def gene encoding peptide deformylase yields MPNTIYPIRLYGDPILRGKARPIADVNAPVVVPGFTATSLRDVARNMLETMYEARGVGLAAPQIGLGVRMFVAAEYEDDEEEHEGKEPPLKSRVLHEYVMINPVLEVLDKRKELGQEGCLSIPGIYEEDVPRFREVRIRYTDLDGKEWMGEAEDYLARVFQHETDHLSGKLFLDYLPQAVTDSHRKALAEMQRKAKAKLRELEGRAS; encoded by the coding sequence GTGCCGAACACCATCTACCCTATTCGTTTGTATGGCGACCCGATCCTGCGCGGCAAAGCGAGGCCGATCGCGGATGTGAACGCGCCCGTCGTCGTTCCGGGCTTCACGGCCACGAGTTTGCGTGACGTCGCGCGCAACATGCTGGAGACGATGTACGAAGCGCGCGGCGTGGGCCTCGCCGCGCCGCAAATCGGCCTCGGCGTGCGAATGTTCGTCGCCGCCGAATACGAGGACGACGAAGAGGAGCACGAAGGCAAGGAGCCGCCGCTCAAGTCGCGCGTGCTGCACGAGTACGTGATGATCAATCCCGTGCTCGAAGTGCTCGACAAGCGCAAGGAACTCGGGCAGGAAGGCTGTCTGTCCATTCCCGGCATCTACGAGGAGGACGTGCCGCGCTTCCGGGAAGTTCGCATTCGCTACACCGATCTCGACGGCAAGGAGTGGATGGGCGAAGCCGAGGACTACCTCGCCAGGGTCTTTCAACACGAAACGGATCACCTGAGCGGCAAGCTCTTCCTCGACTACCTGCCGCAAGCCGTGACGGACAGCCACCGCAAAGCCCTCGCCGAGATGCAGCGCAAAGCGAAGGCGAAGCTGCGCGAACTCGAAGGCCGCGCGTCTTGA
- a CDS encoding CdaR family protein, which yields MKQPRSWLAYATRRTLHNLPQKLAALGVAVALWFGATADRREIVERSFTTQLQIVDDTPTTLGSERRSVTVPSRTVRVTLSGPNSTLRNLDPTAIDSTINVTNAGEGDFQATIRVRAPDDLRVVRFSPTVASGFIDTTITRTLPVRLSVTTPPDRALPTYGVTPNAVQVTGPQRVAESVANVYTVPLSLARGTTIEARLVALDASGRPITNLRLNPATVSVTRTDESDLPIKTLSVTLADSPREFEVVSAEVDPPSVRVLADDATLARLTRVVARVQYREGQYTTRANLALPTGARSLDMVTVTLDVRRRGANP from the coding sequence GTGAAGCAACCGCGCTCCTGGCTGGCGTACGCTACGCGCCGAACCTTGCACAACTTGCCGCAAAAGCTCGCCGCGCTCGGCGTCGCCGTCGCCTTGTGGTTCGGCGCGACCGCCGATCGACGTGAAATCGTCGAGCGCTCCTTCACGACGCAACTCCAAATCGTGGACGACACGCCCACCACGCTCGGCAGCGAGCGGCGCAGCGTCACCGTCCCGAGCCGCACCGTGCGCGTCACGCTCAGCGGGCCGAACTCCACCTTGCGAAACCTCGACCCGACGGCGATCGACTCCACCATCAACGTCACGAACGCCGGCGAAGGAGACTTCCAAGCGACGATTCGCGTGCGAGCACCCGACGATCTGCGCGTCGTGCGCTTCTCGCCCACGGTCGCCAGCGGCTTCATCGACACCACCATCACGCGCACGCTTCCCGTGCGCCTGTCCGTCACCACGCCTCCCGACCGCGCCCTTCCCACGTACGGCGTCACGCCGAACGCCGTGCAAGTCACGGGTCCCCAACGCGTCGCCGAAAGCGTCGCCAACGTCTACACCGTGCCCTTGAGCTTGGCGCGCGGCACGACGATCGAAGCGCGCCTCGTCGCGCTCGACGCCAGCGGGCGTCCCATCACGAATCTGCGCCTCAATCCCGCCACCGTCAGCGTCACGCGCACCGACGAAAGCGACTTGCCCATCAAGACCTTGAGCGTCACCCTCGCCGATTCTCCGCGCGAATTCGAAGTCGTGAGCGCCGAAGTCGACCCGCCGAGCGTACGCGTCCTCGCCGACGATGCGACCTTGGCGCGCCTCACGCGGGTCGTCGCCCGCGTGCAGTACCGCGAAGGGCAGTACACGACGCGCGCGAATCTCGCCTTGCCGACGGGCGCGCGAAGCCTCGACATGGTGACGGTCACGCTCGACGTTCGCAGAAGGGGCGCCAATCCCTGA
- the tsaE gene encoding tRNA (adenosine(37)-N6)-threonylcarbamoyltransferase complex ATPase subunit type 1 TsaE, with the protein MKIGESLFLQDAEETRALGASLASALPRGGLLFLEGELGSGKTTLTTGLMTSLKFSGEVSSPTYALMQIYPTAEGDVVHVDAYRVKHPDELYSMDLERLVDDSRLSIMEWGQLYYDDFPQAWLLRLTYDGDARRATRVR; encoded by the coding sequence ATGAAAATCGGGGAGTCCTTGTTCTTGCAAGACGCGGAGGAGACGCGCGCGCTCGGCGCGTCCCTCGCGTCGGCCTTGCCGCGCGGCGGCCTGCTCTTCTTGGAAGGTGAGCTTGGAAGCGGCAAGACGACCTTGACGACCGGCTTGATGACGAGCCTGAAATTTTCAGGTGAGGTGTCGAGCCCGACTTACGCCCTCATGCAGATTTACCCGACCGCCGAGGGAGACGTCGTGCACGTCGACGCGTACCGTGTGAAGCATCCGGACGAGTTGTACAGCATGGACTTGGAACGCCTCGTGGACGACAGCCGCCTTAGCATCATGGAGTGGGGACAGCTGTACTACGACGATTTTCCGCAAGCTTGGCTGCTGCGCTTGACGTACGACGGAGACGCGCGGCGAGCGACGAGAGTGCGTTGA